The bacterium DNA segment CGGGGTCTCGAGGCACGATGACGCACTTTGCCGAGACTGCCCGGCAGAGGTCGCACGCGTGAGCTGGCCCTGCGCCCCCGAAGGCGACGACTGCAAACTCGCGCGGGTCGAAGCCACGTTGGACCGAGACGACCGAGAGCGCTCTCTGCATTGTGGCGTTTGCGACGCGGACGATGCCTTCGGCGGCGGCCTCGACCGAGATGTTCATCCTCTCGGCAAGTTCAGCTATCGCCCTGCGTGCCCGGGCGGGCTGTATCTCAAACTCTCCGCCCAAGAACCAGTGGGGAGAGAGCCGCCCAAGCACGATATTGGCATCTGTTACGGTGGGCAGAACGCCCTTCCCGTAACATGCGGGCCCCGGGTCTGCGCCAGCGCTCTTTGGGCCGACTCTGAGCGCGCCTCCCAGGTCGAGATATGCGATAGAGCCGCCGCCCGCACCTACGGTATGGATGTCTATGACGGGAATAGCTATTGGGCAGCCGGAGACGCTGGTCTTGGTGCTCCAGGTAAGGCCGCCAGCGGCGAGCGAGACGTCGGTTGATGTCCCACCCATGTCCAGCGAGATGATGTTGGGTTCCCCGATCCTCGAGGCGGTCTTCTGGGCCGCGATCGCGCCCCCGGCAGGGCCTGAGAGTATCGTGGCAACAGGCCGCTTGCACGCCGCCGAGAGCGAGATGGACCCACCGTTGGACTGCATCATCTTTATGTGCCAGCCAGGAAGTGCGCAGCTGAGGCGCTCGAGGTACTCGGTTATGGCGGGCGCGACATAGGCATTGACAGCGGTCGTGCTGAAGCGCTCGTATTCGCGGTAGGCAGGCAGCACGTCCGAGGAGGTCGAGACGTGCAGGCCAAGCTGGGCAAGCGCCTGCCGGACACTCCGCTCGTGGTTCGGATTGACATAGGAGAATAGGAGGCACACTGCGACCGACTCTACGGCTGCGCTACGCAGCTTCTCAACGAGCTGCGCAAGAGCGGTATCGGCCAGGGGTTTCAGAACCTCCCCCGTGTAGAGGACTCGTTCGTCGAGCCCGAATATAAGCTCCCTGGGGACAAGAGGAGGGGGTTTCTTGACCGCGAGATCGTATAGAACGGGCCTGGTCTGACGGCCTATCTCGAGGACGTCCTCGAAGCCCGACGTCGTCACCAGAGCAGTCCTCGGGCCCGTCCTTGAAAGTAGGGCGTTGGTCGCAATGGTCGTTCCGTGCACGATGTCGCCACGTTCGCCACGGAGGGCGATGCTCCTCAGACCTTCAACGCTGGCAAGCTCCGGCGACTTTGGCTGCGAGGGGACTTTTTTGATCGAGACCTCTCCTTGCCGGCAGATGATGATGTCCGTGAACGTCCCGCCGGTATCGACGCCTACCCTTACTGTCTCGGCCATTTTACCGTCAACTCCGCCTGCTCAATGGCGCCCTCTCCTCCCAGCTACTCGTAGCGGAGCGCTTCGACCGGATTCAGCCTCGCAGCGCGTATGGCAGGGATGACGCCAGCCGCCAGGCCGATGCCGACCGAGTAGGCAACAGCCATCACAATCGCTTTCATCGACACGACGCTTATGAACTGCATGTCGGCCGTTTTGGAGATGATAGCCGCGATTCCGTGTCCAAGCGCAAAGCCCAGCCCGATGCCGACGGCGCATCCGATAATGCAGAGGATTATCGCCTCAATAAGGAATTGCGAGAATATGAGGAGATTCCGGGCGCCGACCGCCTTTCGGAGGCCGATCTCGCGGGTGCGCTCTGCGACCGAGACGAGCATGATGTTCATGATCCCAACGCCGCCAACGATGAGCGATATGGCGGCTATCCCACCTGTTACGAGCTTGGCTATGAACAGCGCCTCCTCTGCCTTCTGGATCTCCGACTGCGCGGTCCTGACGCGGTATTCGTCTCCGTGGGCCTTGGTGCGCTTAAGAATTGATTTGATGCTGCGCTCTGCCTTTGAGACGTTCAGGCTGTTGTCAACGTTTACGAGCATGTAGTCGATTCTCTCGGAGCCTTTCATTCTATGCTGCGCGGTTGCCGAGGGGATAAGCACGTTGTAGCCCCAGTCGTTGCCGAACACGCTCTTGGTCTTCATTACACCGATGACGACACAGCGAACGTCCGCGACCTTTATGTCCTTGCCGATCGGGTCTGTTCCACTGGGGAACAGGTCATCATAAACCTTGTCGCCGATCACGCAGACCTTTCGCCAAGCTGCCTCGTCCCTCCAGGAGAAGAACCGACCTCGCTCGGTCTCCCAGTCCATCGCCTCGGCATAGGCCGGCAGCGTCCCAAGTATCGAGCAACTGGAGGTGTTCATCTCCCGTGTCGCGTTGCCGCTGACGCCAACGATCGGCAGAACGCTCACAATATGCTCGCTGCAATTCGAGATTCTCTTGACGTCGTTGTTTTCCAGGTAGGCGTCATAAGCTCGCCGCTGCCATTTGCCGTCTCGCCTGACCCAGTGGTGGGGCGGTGAGACCCATATCAGGTTGCTGCCGCCCAGCTTGTCCATCTCGCTGAGGAGCATCTTCCTCGCACCGTCCGAGATCGAGACGATGCCGACAACAGAGCCCACGCCAATTAGTATCCCCAGCATCGTCAGGAACGATCGCAGCTTGTTGGCCGAAAGCTGCGTAAGCCCGACCAATATCGGTTCCGTGAGTATCAATTGTGCCCCCGCCAAGAGCGCCGTACCCGTTGCCACCTAACAAGCCAGGCCCGCATCGGAAGGCTACTCAATCCTCGTATGAACTATCGATTCTCCATCGCTGTGCTGCCGATACCTTACTTCAAAAGCGACCGAGCGATGATCGTGCGCATGATCTCCGAAGTCCCCTCGTAGATCTCGGTGATCTTAGCCTCACGGTAGTACCTTTCGACCGCGTATTCCTTCATGTAGCCGTAGCCGCCATGAACCTGAACCGCGAGGCGCGTGGCGTTGACGC contains these protein-coding regions:
- a CDS encoding ABC transporter permease produces the protein MILTEPILVGLTQLSANKLRSFLTMLGILIGVGSVVGIVSISDGARKMLLSEMDKLGGSNLIWVSPPHHWVRRDGKWQRRAYDAYLENNDVKRISNCSEHIVSVLPIVGVSGNATREMNTSSCSILGTLPAYAEAMDWETERGRFFSWRDEAAWRKVCVIGDKVYDDLFPSGTDPIGKDIKVADVRCVVIGVMKTKSVFGNDWGYNVLIPSATAQHRMKGSERIDYMLVNVDNSLNVSKAERSIKSILKRTKAHGDEYRVRTAQSEIQKAEEALFIAKLVTGGIAAISLIVGGVGIMNIMLVSVAERTREIGLRKAVGARNLLIFSQFLIEAIILCIIGCAVGIGLGFALGHGIAAIISKTADMQFISVVSMKAIVMAVAYSVGIGLAAGVIPAIRAARLNPVEALRYE
- a CDS encoding hydantoinase/oxoprolinase family protein, with the protein product MAETVRVGVDTGGTFTDIIICRQGEVSIKKVPSQPKSPELASVEGLRSIALRGERGDIVHGTTIATNALLSRTGPRTALVTTSGFEDVLEIGRQTRPVLYDLAVKKPPPLVPRELIFGLDERVLYTGEVLKPLADTALAQLVEKLRSAAVESVAVCLLFSYVNPNHERSVRQALAQLGLHVSTSSDVLPAYREYERFSTTAVNAYVAPAITEYLERLSCALPGWHIKMMQSNGGSISLSAACKRPVATILSGPAGGAIAAQKTASRIGEPNIISLDMGGTSTDVSLAAGGLTWSTKTSVSGCPIAIPVIDIHTVGAGGGSIAYLDLGGALRVGPKSAGADPGPACYGKGVLPTVTDANIVLGRLSPHWFLGGEFEIQPARARRAIAELAERMNISVEAAAEGIVRVANATMQRALSVVSVQRGFDPREFAVVAFGGAGPAHACDLCRAVSAKCVIVPRDPGILSAVGMLEADVVRDYKKTVLMPATDENLPILRRELHELELKAQEDLAADGIDPKLIRIQRRVEMRYVGQSYEIDIPFSASYLEAFDKAYMQEYGYVQKQNARETVNIRVIAVVPTKTDVTPIHNETRASGNAVLGTQRIIEGGERMDATLYQRDRLEVGAVLPGPAVIVEYSATTYLPSDFSCKVDRLGNLILTNSPR